The DNA segment GGAGGTGGGGCCGATCGGACGACGCCATCTCGGGCTGGTTCAGGGCGCTCAGGGCGGCGTGTAGATGCTCGCGGGCCACCAGGTCCTGTTCTGCTTCAAAAGCGTGCCGGCTGGCCACCAGACGCCCGACCACCTCCTCTATCCGAGGAGATGGAATCAGAAGCTGTGTGTTTTCGCCCATTGATGCTTCAGTCATTCTTGAATCCACGGAAAAAACCTCGTGTAGAGACCAAGCATCCTGACACGGACTGTGGCAGAACCGGTCTGACAGGTGACTGACAGGAAGGCTACAGCAACGCTGTACATGAAGACACGCACTTCATAGCACGGCGAACCGTGGGTCCGGCCTACATCTCTTTATTGCATGGGTATAGGCCCCATGGCCTACCCTGGCCACGTGACCGCACCCGTGACCGTCCGTTCCGCCCGACCCACCGACGCGGCCTTTGCGGCGCCGCTGATTCAGGCAACCATCGGCCCGGTGGGGCTGGCCCTGACCGGGGCGGCGTCGGACGGCGAGGCCGAGCACATCCTGCGCGGGTTCTTCGCCCGGTCCGTTCACCGCCTGAGCTTCGAGAACACCTGGATCGCGGAGTGCGCAGGCGAGGCGCTGGGGGTGCTGGTGGCCTACGCCGGCAGCGACGCCCCGGCCCTGGACGCGGCCTACCGGGAGCGGCGACGCTCGCTGGGTCTGCCCGCGGACGTGGCCTCCGAGGGACAGCCCGGCGAGTGGTACGTGGATACCCTGGCCGTGAGCGAAGCTGCCCGTGGTCAGGGCATCGGCGCACGGCTGCTGCACGAAGCCGCGGCCCAGGCCAG comes from the Deinococcus aerophilus genome and includes:
- a CDS encoding GNAT family N-acetyltransferase yields the protein MTAPVTVRSARPTDAAFAAPLIQATIGPVGLALTGAASDGEAEHILRGFFARSVHRLSFENTWIAECAGEALGVLVAYAGSDAPALDAAYRERRRSLGLPADVASEGQPGEWYVDTLAVSEAARGQGIGARLLHEAAAQARERGLGRLGLLVEQGSRAAALYRREGFRVAGERTLGGHRYRHMVRPVS